CGCCGACGGGCAGCATATTCCTTCTGAAATTGAGAAGTTATTAAAACCTTTAACTGAGGAAGAATTTGATGTTGTTATTGGCTCACGATACCTTGATAAAAATGATTATCAAACAACGTTTTTGAGACGTGTCGGAGCAGTTGCCCTTTTAAAGAATGAACTTCAGACTAAAAGTGAAAGCGAGGCTCCTGAGTCGAATAATGTTAAAAGCAAAGACACATCCAACAGGTAAGCATGAAAAAGAACTGGCAAAATAGTCAATGGGTTGAATATTCCGTCTTAGCGGTGATTACCATTGCAGCTGCGTTTTTAAGATTCTATAAACTTGGAGCATGGAGCTATTGGATCGATGAGTACTATTCACTCGAATCGTCTCTCAGACCCTATTTGCAGAATTTGAGCAAACCGTTTTGGCTCATCACCAAGACGTCATTAGACTCTTTTGGGATCAGTGCAATTTCTTTAAGATTGCCGCCATTTGTTTTCGGAGTTTTAGCAATTGTCGCGTTGTACTTTCCGTTCAAAGCTATTTTTGGTAGGAGGGTTGCGTTACTATCCGCCTTTTTTATGGCGATTTCCCCATGGCATATTTATCTTTCACAACTCGCGAGATGGTATTCGTTGCTCTTACTTATTAGCACTGCTGCTTTGATTTCTTTTTACTTTTTTATCGAGCGCAATTCATTAAAATATCTCATTCTGTCAATCATAACTTTTTTGTTTGCATTTATGCTTCATTTGACCGCTGGATTCATCATTATGATTGGAGTCGCCTACTTATTTTCCCTGTCTCGAATAAAAAATATGCAACCGGAGCGATTTGATACCAAGAAAATCAATATCCTCTTTATCGTTTTGATTTTGGGCGCAATTGTGTTAATGCCCAAGTTCCTTGAATTTGTGAAAGTTTGGAATGAGATTCAGTTAAGGGATGGTTACTGGGGAACCACGCCGGTAAACTTTGCCTCAAAAGTTCTGTACCACCTGACCCCAACGATGGGCTTTGCGTCGCTGCTTGGGCTTATCCTTTTACTATTTTCAGGGGGCAGAAAGGGATTGTTTATTTCAATTTTCGCCGTGCTCCCGGGCGCTCTGCTGATTTTAGCAGCTCTGTTAAAAACCAACATCAGCACTAAATATATATTCTTTACGCTCCCGGCCTTGTTATTGGGAGCTAGCTTTTTGTGCATCTACGTGATTGATCAAACTCAAAAGTACAAAGCCATTGTTTCAGTCGCCATCATTGGATTGGTTGCCATTCCTTCTTTAAAAACAGATTTTCTGTACTTCTCCAGTGGTTATGGTAACCGCGATCGATTAACGGAGGCTGTTCAACATATTCAGCAAAAATGGCATCCTACTGATCAGATTTTTCCGCTTTATTTTTTTCCGAACCCGGAGAGGGCTCAAGATTATTTAAAAACAACCGCTGAATTAATTGATTTTCACATAGAAGATGAACAGATCCTGTTTCCTGAAACGCCTGAGGAACTTGACCGAGAAAGAAGAATTTGGGTGGTCACGATTGGTAAACCTTTGCCGCCTAATTCAACCGGATTTTATGAGTGGGTCTCACTGAAGACAAATATGGTAGCAGAGTTTAAGGCAAATAAAGGACCAAAAGATAATACAGTGCGAATCTATTTGCAGCGTCCCTTAAAGAAGGATCAGGGAATTAATAAAATGGCTTTTGATTCTTCAAAACATCAAACATTGGATATAAGGGAGTATTGACGATGCAAAATTTAACAGTGGTCATCCCAGCTTACAACGAAGAGCACGGGTTGACCAAAGTTCTACCTGAGTTGATCGAAAATCTTGAAAATGGCTGGGAAGTTATTGTGGTCGATGACGGCTCGACCGACAAAACCGCGGAGATTGTTAAAGGATATAAGAAGATTCAACTCGTTAAACATCCTTATAATAAAGGATATGGCGCGGCTTTAAAAACCGGAATAAGGGCTGCAAAGAATGAAGCTATTCTTTTAATGGACAGCGATGGACAGCATTCTATTAAAGATTTTCATCGCATCATCAAGAAATTTGGTGAAGACGATTATGATCTGGTGATCGGCGCACGCTCCACCGAAGCCTACCAAGTCAAAACCAGGGTTCCCGGTAAGTTTTTGTTAACCAAAACAGCCGAGTACCTTATGGGGACAAAGATAAAAGATTTGAACTCCGGTTTACGAATATTTAAAAAGAGCAAAGTCGTGCCG
This region of candidate division KSB1 bacterium genomic DNA includes:
- a CDS encoding glycosyltransferase family 2 protein — encoded protein: MQNLTVVIPAYNEEHGLTKVLPELIENLENGWEVIVVDDGSTDKTAEIVKGYKKIQLVKHPYNKGYGAALKTGIRAAKNEAILLMDSDGQHSIKDFHRIIKKFGEDDYDLVIGARSTEAYQVKTRVPGKFLLTKTAEYLMGTKIKDLNSGLRIFKKSKVVPFFNILPNSFSFSTTSTLAFLKEAFNVAYIDIETEKREGRKSSVKFARDGSRTLLLITRVIMLFNPLKIFFPVSVLTFALGVLWGLYGVVIFQRIPNSSVILMVFGMFLFFFGMLADQTASIRRQIHVSE
- a CDS encoding glycosyltransferase family 39 protein, translating into MKKNWQNSQWVEYSVLAVITIAAAFLRFYKLGAWSYWIDEYYSLESSLRPYLQNLSKPFWLITKTSLDSFGISAISLRLPPFVFGVLAIVALYFPFKAIFGRRVALLSAFFMAISPWHIYLSQLARWYSLLLLISTAALISFYFFIERNSLKYLILSIITFLFAFMLHLTAGFIIMIGVAYLFSLSRIKNMQPERFDTKKINILFIVLILGAIVLMPKFLEFVKVWNEIQLRDGYWGTTPVNFASKVLYHLTPTMGFASLLGLILLLFSGGRKGLFISIFAVLPGALLILAALLKTNISTKYIFFTLPALLLGASFLCIYVIDQTQKYKAIVSVAIIGLVAIPSLKTDFLYFSSGYGNRDRLTEAVQHIQQKWHPTDQIFPLYFFPNPERAQDYLKTTAELIDFHIEDEQILFPETPEELDRERRIWVVTIGKPLPPNSTGFYEWVSLKTNMVAEFKANKGPKDNTVRIYLQRPLKKDQGINKMAFDSSKHQTLDIREY